A single genomic interval of Zingiber officinale cultivar Zhangliang chromosome 4A, Zo_v1.1, whole genome shotgun sequence harbors:
- the LOC121969698 gene encoding uncharacterized protein LOC121969698 produces the protein MMASSLVSGGSTSLLLTVICLLAASAAARPGVPFHPCNTLFITYTFSATDAALPGDHRVSGSLSIYRIITSAPTSDADPRPTMIPRAGFLLPHREVAPAEPASVGFSSLQERAKDILVVVIGLIFGVGCGALTASTMYLVWSLVAHRHEISGSDAYIDEDDVDENPKKAGYVKIPATDSVSSAAKEGYEAN, from the coding sequence ATGATGGCTTCTTCCTTGGTTTCCGGCGGCTCCACATCTCTCCTCCTCACCGTGATCTGCCTCCTGGCCGCTTCCGCCGCAGCTCGCCCCGGCGTCCCCTTCCACCCCTGCAACACTCTCTTCATCACCTACACGTTCTCCGCCACCGACGCCGCCCTCCCTGGCGACCATCGCGTCTCCGGATCCCTCTCCATTTACCGCATCATCACCTCCGCCCCCACCTCCGACGCCGATCCCCGTCCCACGATGATCCCGCGGGCGGGGTTCCTCCTTCCGCATCGCGAGGTCGCCCCTGCCGAACCGGCGTCCGTTGGGTTCAGTTCCCTGCAAGAGCGGGCCAAGGACATCCTCGTGGTCGTCATCGGGCTCATCTTTGGAGTCGGCTGCGGCGCCCTCACCGCGTCCACCATGTACCTGGTCTGGTCACTCGTTGCCCACCGGCACGAGATCTCCGGCTCGGACGCCTACATCGACGAGGACGATGTGGACGAGAACCCTAAGAAGGCAGGCTACGTCAAGATCCCGGCTACTGATTCAGTCTCCTCCGCCGCCAAGGAAGGGTATGAGGCAAATTAG